A genomic stretch from Marinobacter fonticola includes:
- a CDS encoding bifunctional protein-serine/threonine kinase/phosphatase, whose product MSGRLSLRLGQFSSAGRKPENQDSLGARYPKGEALALKGVAVVIADGVSASQAGREAAESCVKGFLHDYYSTPDSWSVETSASRVLGALNRWLHGKGQARHGGAQGMVCTFSGLVIKNNRAYVFHVGDSRVYLLRSGNLERLTQDHHVMVGADRQALARAMGVEINVEIDVSRAGLEPGDRLILTTDGVHGYLSVAEIIEGAQIDDPEIAAEWLVTHALESGSPDNLSAQVVAVDHLPAQDLESHYERLSALPFPPPLQPGQSLDGYRIIREIHASRRTQVYLASPDNGEALVVMKTPSPNFVDDPGYIDRFMTESWVARRVSNPHVVKFLDPPENRQCLYCLTEFVDGPTLREWMNDHPLPEPADVRRLVRQIVAGVRALHRLEMIHQDLKPENVVIDRDGTVKIIDLGAVRIRGIEQIDVPWEDNGYHGTARYAAPECLEGDRATPASDRYSLGVMTYELLTGRLPYSREPKPSVRSRLRYRSAREVNPDLPKWLDACLEKAVALNPRDRYAALSEFLHDLEHPNPKLLPSDAPPLMERVPTENWPVIAVVSLLLNAVLLFWILMV is encoded by the coding sequence ATGAGCGGCCGCCTCTCCCTGCGTCTGGGCCAGTTCAGCAGTGCCGGGCGCAAGCCGGAAAACCAGGACAGCCTGGGGGCGCGTTACCCCAAGGGTGAGGCGCTGGCGCTCAAGGGCGTGGCGGTTGTTATTGCCGATGGCGTGAGCGCCTCCCAGGCCGGTCGCGAGGCGGCCGAGTCCTGCGTCAAAGGTTTTTTGCACGATTACTACAGCACGCCGGATTCCTGGAGTGTAGAAACCTCGGCCAGCCGCGTGCTCGGCGCCCTCAACCGCTGGCTGCATGGCAAAGGTCAGGCCCGCCACGGCGGCGCTCAGGGCATGGTATGCACCTTCAGCGGACTGGTCATCAAGAATAACCGGGCCTATGTCTTCCACGTGGGAGACAGCCGGGTTTATCTGCTGCGTAGTGGCAACCTGGAACGGTTGACCCAGGATCATCATGTGATGGTCGGGGCTGATCGTCAGGCCCTCGCCCGGGCCATGGGTGTAGAGATCAATGTGGAGATTGACGTGTCTCGGGCCGGACTTGAACCGGGCGACCGGCTGATACTTACCACCGACGGGGTACACGGCTATCTCAGCGTCGCGGAGATAATCGAGGGCGCGCAAATTGACGACCCCGAGATTGCGGCCGAATGGCTGGTCACTCACGCGCTGGAAAGTGGCAGCCCGGACAACCTCAGCGCTCAGGTCGTGGCCGTCGACCACCTGCCGGCGCAGGACCTGGAATCCCATTACGAGCGCCTGAGTGCACTGCCTTTCCCGCCGCCGCTGCAGCCGGGCCAGTCGCTTGACGGTTACCGGATTATCCGGGAAATTCATGCCAGCCGGCGAACCCAGGTGTATCTGGCATCGCCGGATAACGGTGAGGCGCTGGTCGTGATGAAGACGCCATCGCCCAATTTTGTAGACGATCCGGGCTATATTGATCGATTCATGACTGAGTCTTGGGTCGCGCGCCGGGTCAGTAATCCTCACGTGGTGAAATTCCTCGATCCGCCGGAAAACCGTCAGTGCCTCTATTGCCTGACCGAATTCGTCGACGGCCCGACCCTGCGCGAGTGGATGAACGACCATCCGCTACCGGAGCCGGCGGATGTGCGGCGCCTGGTACGCCAGATCGTCGCGGGCGTACGGGCGCTGCATCGGCTGGAGATGATTCATCAGGATCTGAAGCCTGAAAACGTCGTGATCGACCGGGATGGCACGGTGAAAATCATCGATTTGGGCGCCGTGCGTATTCGCGGTATCGAGCAGATCGACGTGCCCTGGGAGGATAACGGCTACCACGGAACGGCGCGCTATGCCGCACCTGAATGCCTGGAAGGGGACCGCGCGACACCGGCGTCTGACCGCTATTCCCTGGGCGTCATGACGTACGAGCTGCTTACCGGGCGTTTGCCCTATAGCCGGGAGCCCAAACCGTCCGTGCGCTCGCGACTGCGCTACCGCAGTGCCCGCGAAGTGAATCCGGATTTGCCCAAGTGGCTGGATGCCTGCCTGGAAAAAGCGGTGGCGCTCAATCCCCGGGACCGCTACGCCGCCTTGTCCGAATTCCTGCACGACCTGGAACATCCTAACCCGAAGCTGCTGCCATCCGACGCCCCGCCGTTGATGGAACGGGTGCCAACGGAAAACTGGCCAGTCATCGCCGTGGTTTCGCTGCTGCTTAACGCCGTTCTGTTGTTCTGGATATTGATGGTGTGA
- the phrB gene encoding deoxyribodipyrimidine photo-lyase yields the protein MPQLIWFRNDLRVADNPALVAACSEDDTVEACFILTPGQWQAHDWSPSRVNLVLNHVEDLGRKLATLGMPLHILQADRFSDSLDVLEKLTQERKVSAVHINEEYGVNERRRDKSAYQRLEKHNVVLHKYRDQTVAPVGTVLTQQDQPYSVFTPFSRSWWDWVEKANPQSLAIPSPQGPKIKAPARASTPSPFAEAPSQWVRTGEDAAHDALSDFLDERADRYKEDRDFPSVNGTSLLSPYLASGILSGRQCLQAGREALRDNPEATGIRTWLNEICWRDFYVNILYHYPRVSMHRAFKPETEDLTWNDPGDSLQAWKDGRTGVPLLDAAMRQLNQTGWMHNRLRMVTAMFLSKNLFLDWRLGEAYFMQNLVDGFLASNNGGWQWSASTGTDAAPYFRVFNPMTQSERFDPQGDFIRRYVPELRDLDNKRIHNPAAGGTVPKGYVHPIVDLKESRKEAIARFQALKK from the coding sequence ATGCCCCAACTGATCTGGTTCCGCAATGATCTGCGTGTCGCCGACAACCCGGCCCTGGTCGCCGCCTGCAGCGAAGACGACACAGTGGAAGCCTGCTTTATCCTCACGCCCGGCCAATGGCAGGCGCACGATTGGTCGCCGTCCCGGGTCAATCTGGTCTTGAATCACGTGGAAGACCTGGGACGCAAACTGGCCACTCTGGGTATGCCCTTGCATATCCTGCAAGCCGATCGATTCAGTGACAGCCTCGACGTCCTGGAGAAGCTGACTCAGGAACGCAAGGTTAGTGCCGTCCATATCAATGAGGAGTATGGCGTCAACGAACGCCGGCGGGATAAAAGCGCTTACCAGCGCCTCGAGAAACACAACGTAGTCCTGCACAAGTACCGGGACCAGACTGTCGCGCCGGTGGGCACGGTCCTAACGCAGCAGGATCAGCCCTATTCGGTGTTCACGCCCTTTTCGCGCAGTTGGTGGGACTGGGTGGAGAAAGCAAATCCGCAAAGTCTGGCGATTCCCTCCCCCCAGGGACCCAAAATCAAAGCACCGGCGCGGGCGTCGACACCATCGCCCTTCGCCGAAGCGCCATCGCAGTGGGTCAGAACCGGCGAAGATGCGGCCCACGATGCTCTGAGTGACTTCCTCGACGAGCGAGCGGACCGGTATAAGGAAGACCGGGACTTCCCGTCGGTGAACGGCACCAGCCTGCTGTCGCCTTACCTGGCCAGCGGGATACTGTCCGGGCGGCAATGCTTGCAGGCAGGCCGGGAAGCCCTGCGCGACAACCCGGAAGCCACAGGCATTCGCACCTGGCTGAATGAAATCTGCTGGCGCGACTTTTACGTCAATATCCTTTATCACTATCCACGGGTGAGCATGCACCGGGCGTTCAAGCCCGAAACGGAAGATCTGACCTGGAACGATCCGGGCGATAGCCTGCAAGCCTGGAAAGACGGACGTACGGGCGTACCGTTGCTGGACGCCGCCATGCGTCAGCTCAACCAGACCGGGTGGATGCATAATCGCCTACGGATGGTGACAGCGATGTTTCTGTCGAAGAATCTGTTTCTCGACTGGCGTCTGGGCGAAGCCTACTTCATGCAAAACCTGGTGGACGGCTTTCTCGCCTCGAACAACGGCGGTTGGCAGTGGAGCGCCTCGACGGGGACCGATGCGGCGCCCTACTTCCGCGTTTTCAACCCGATGACCCAGAGTGAGCGCTTCGATCCACAGGGGGATTTCATTCGCCGCTATGTGCCCGAGTTACGCGATCTGGACAACAAGCGCATCCACAACCCGGCTGCCGGCGGCACCGTGCCCAAAGGCTATGTCCACCCTATTGTCGACCTCAAGGAAAGTCGCAAGGAGGCTATCGCCCGCTTTCAGGCCCTGAAGAAATAG
- a CDS encoding MFS transporter yields MSDRSFQFFSFRDRFRILHFSWVAFFITFLVWFNHAPLMAAIREQFGLTTSEVNTLLLLNVALTIPARILIGMLVDALGPKRVYALVLVLSGLICIGFSLAQSFEQLALSRFLLGFVGAGFVVGIRLISEWFPARELGLAEGIYGGWGNFGAAFAGLSLPALGLFFGGDDGWRYAVGSTGVIAIVYSAVFYLGVSDTPKGSTYFKPKKGGAMEVTSKGDFVLYVIMNLPLFLAMGLIAWQLGPQKLGLLEAATTRVIYAVIVVMFAFQILRIWQVNGHVFREPVPAFDRYSFKQVALLNLVYMASFGSELAVVSMLPLYFLDTFAISPVLAGMLGGSFALMNLFGRPGGGYLADRFGRKLITLLMLAGISIGYLCMGQIDSSWSLPMAVALVLFCSVFVQGGCGAVYASVPLVKRRLTGQVAGMAGAYGNVGGVVFLVVLAMVSPEIFFFVLGGVALAILALVAVFMDEPSPQTSEVMPDGSVRMIEVP; encoded by the coding sequence ATGTCGGATCGTTCCTTTCAGTTCTTTTCGTTCCGGGACAGGTTCCGGATTCTCCATTTCAGCTGGGTCGCCTTCTTTATCACCTTTCTGGTGTGGTTCAACCATGCGCCGTTGATGGCCGCCATTCGCGAGCAGTTCGGCCTTACTACATCCGAGGTCAATACACTGCTGCTGCTGAACGTTGCATTGACGATCCCGGCGCGCATTCTCATCGGGATGCTCGTCGACGCATTGGGCCCCAAGCGGGTCTATGCGCTGGTGCTTGTCCTGTCCGGTTTGATCTGTATCGGATTTTCACTGGCCCAGTCCTTCGAGCAGTTGGCCCTGAGCCGCTTCCTGCTCGGTTTTGTGGGCGCGGGCTTCGTCGTGGGTATCCGCCTGATCAGCGAATGGTTTCCGGCTCGGGAGTTGGGTCTGGCCGAAGGCATCTACGGCGGCTGGGGCAATTTTGGTGCGGCATTCGCCGGCCTCTCCCTGCCGGCCCTGGGGCTTTTCTTTGGCGGGGACGACGGCTGGCGATACGCCGTGGGGTCCACGGGCGTGATTGCCATCGTCTACTCGGCTGTGTTCTATCTGGGGGTGAGCGATACGCCCAAGGGATCCACCTACTTCAAGCCTAAAAAGGGCGGGGCAATGGAGGTTACCAGTAAGGGGGATTTTGTTCTCTACGTGATCATGAACCTGCCGCTGTTCCTGGCCATGGGGCTTATAGCCTGGCAATTGGGTCCGCAAAAGCTGGGACTGCTGGAGGCAGCGACCACACGCGTCATCTATGCGGTTATCGTGGTGATGTTCGCATTTCAGATATTACGCATCTGGCAGGTCAACGGTCATGTCTTCCGCGAACCCGTGCCGGCTTTCGATCGTTATTCCTTCAAGCAGGTTGCGTTGCTGAATCTGGTCTATATGGCCAGCTTCGGCTCAGAACTGGCGGTGGTGTCCATGCTGCCGCTGTACTTTCTCGATACCTTCGCTATATCGCCGGTGCTGGCGGGTATGCTCGGTGGCAGTTTTGCTTTGATGAACCTGTTTGGCCGTCCGGGTGGCGGCTACCTGGCCGACCGTTTTGGTCGCAAACTGATCACCCTGTTGATGCTCGCCGGTATTAGCATCGGGTACCTGTGCATGGGGCAGATCGATAGCAGTTGGTCGTTGCCGATGGCGGTGGCGCTGGTGTTGTTCTGCTCGGTTTTTGTGCAAGGCGGGTGCGGTGCCGTCTACGCCTCGGTACCGCTGGTCAAGCGCCGCCTGACGGGGCAGGTCGCCGGTATGGCCGGTGCATACGGTAACGTAGGCGGGGTCGTCTTCCTGGTGGTTTTGGCGATGGTGTCGCCGGAAATCTTTTTCTTCGTGCTGGGTGGCGTGGCACTAGCGATTCTGGCGTTGGTTGCGGTCTTTATGGATGAGCCCAGCCCGCAGACCAGCGAAGTGATGCCGGACGGTTCGGTGCGGATGATCGAGGTGCCATGA